The following proteins are co-located in the Motilibacter rhizosphaerae genome:
- a CDS encoding GtrA family protein, which yields MPTPGSADDGGPTSPASIRSRSPLARIYYSLGHAVRELLKFGVVGAGGVVIDVGLSNWLYSVMPHKQLTAKGIAVLVAITFNYVGNRQWTFRHRTRSQIHREYAAFFGISLVGLLITLACVAFTRYVLGYEGRLAFNVSGNVVGLALSTVFRFWAYRRFVFPVIEQAEREEEAGLPHEA from the coding sequence GTGCCAACGCCCGGAAGCGCCGACGACGGCGGCCCTACCAGCCCGGCGTCGATCCGGTCCCGCTCACCGCTGGCGCGGATCTACTACTCGCTGGGGCACGCGGTCCGCGAGCTGCTGAAGTTCGGGGTCGTGGGCGCCGGTGGCGTCGTCATCGACGTGGGCCTGTCCAACTGGCTCTACTCCGTGATGCCCCACAAGCAGCTGACCGCCAAGGGCATCGCCGTGCTCGTGGCGATCACCTTCAACTACGTCGGCAACCGCCAGTGGACCTTCCGGCACCGCACCCGCAGCCAGATCCACCGCGAGTACGCCGCGTTCTTCGGCATCAGCCTCGTCGGCCTGCTCATCACGCTGGCCTGCGTGGCGTTCACCCGCTACGTCCTCGGCTACGAGGGCCGGCTGGCGTTCAACGTCTCCGGCAACGTCGTCGGCCTCGCGCTCTCGACGGTGTTCCGGTTCTGGGCGTACCGCCGCTTCGTCTTCCCCGTCATCGAGCAGGCCGAGCGCGAGGAGGAGGCGGGCCTCCCCCACGAGGCCTGA